The Pseudomonas sp. R4-35-07 genome contains a region encoding:
- a CDS encoding anhydro-N-acetylmuramic acid kinase — protein MPRYIGVMSGTSLDGLDIALIEQDSAISLITTHYIPMPAPLRAELLSLCASGPDEIARSAVAQQAWVTLAAHGIHTVLDQQNLKPQDIRAIGSHGQTIRHEPARGFTVQIGNPALLTELTGITVVSDFRSRDVAAGGQGAPLVPAFHEALFGESTGKRAVLNVGGFSNLSLIETGRPVSGFDCGPGNVLLDAWIHHQRGEHFDRDGQWAASGKVQLQLLNTLLSDPFFATKGPKSTGREVFNLRWLQQHLDGLPAFLPEDVQATLLELTSLTIVESLQSAQPQTETLLICGGGAHNGTLMDRLAALLPSTQVSSTAFYGVDPDWVEAMAFAWLAHCCLEGIAANRPSVTGARGLRVLGAIYPA, from the coding sequence ATGCCGCGCTATATCGGTGTGATGTCCGGGACCAGCCTCGATGGCCTGGATATCGCCCTTATCGAACAGGATTCGGCGATCAGTCTGATCACCACCCATTACATCCCCATGCCTGCCCCCCTGCGCGCCGAGCTGCTCAGCCTGTGCGCCAGCGGCCCGGACGAGATCGCCCGTTCGGCAGTCGCCCAGCAAGCCTGGGTAACACTTGCCGCTCACGGCATCCACACTGTGCTAGACCAGCAAAACCTCAAGCCCCAGGACATCCGTGCGATTGGCAGCCATGGGCAGACCATCCGCCATGAACCTGCCCGGGGGTTTACCGTACAGATTGGCAACCCCGCGTTGCTCACCGAGCTGACCGGCATCACAGTGGTCAGTGACTTTCGCAGCCGCGACGTAGCCGCAGGCGGTCAGGGCGCCCCCTTGGTACCTGCCTTCCACGAGGCGCTGTTCGGTGAAAGTACCGGCAAGCGTGCGGTGTTGAATGTCGGCGGTTTCAGCAACCTGAGCCTGATAGAAACCGGCAGGCCGGTATCGGGCTTCGACTGCGGCCCGGGTAATGTCTTGCTGGACGCGTGGATTCATCATCAACGTGGCGAGCACTTTGATCGTGACGGGCAATGGGCAGCCAGCGGCAAGGTTCAGCTGCAGTTACTCAACACGCTGCTCAGCGACCCTTTTTTCGCGACCAAAGGCCCGAAAAGTACCGGCCGGGAAGTTTTCAATCTGCGTTGGCTGCAGCAACATCTCGACGGGCTGCCAGCGTTTCTTCCCGAGGACGTGCAAGCCACATTGCTGGAGCTGACCAGCCTGACCATCGTCGAATCTCTGCAAAGCGCCCAACCTCAGACAGAAACCCTGTTGATATGCGGCGGCGGCGCTCACAACGGGACGCTGATGGATCGATTGGCCGCGCTGCTACCGTCCACACAGGTCAGTAGCACCGCGTTCTATGGTGTAGACCCCGACTGGGTGGAAGCCATGGCCTTCGCCTGGCTGGCCCACTGCTGCCTGGAAGGCATCGCCGCGAACCGCCCTAGCGTCACAGGTGCTCGCGGGCTGCGCGTGCTGGGCGCGATCTACCCGGCCTGA
- the hemJ gene encoding protoporphyrinogen oxidase HemJ, with amino-acid sequence MLYLWVKAFHIVSIVCWFAGLFYLPRLFVYHAQSEDTVSKERFSVMERKLYRGIMGPAMVATLVFGIWLLVLNPGIFQSGAWIHAKLTLVVLLIGYHHMCGAQVKRFARGENTRSHVFYRWFNEVPVLILLAVVILVVVKPF; translated from the coding sequence ATGCTCTATCTATGGGTCAAAGCCTTCCATATCGTCAGCATCGTCTGCTGGTTTGCCGGGTTGTTCTACCTGCCACGCCTGTTTGTCTACCACGCCCAAAGCGAAGACACCGTCAGCAAGGAGCGCTTCAGCGTCATGGAACGCAAGCTGTACCGGGGCATCATGGGCCCGGCGATGGTTGCCACGCTGGTCTTCGGCATCTGGTTGCTGGTGCTCAACCCCGGTATTTTCCAATCGGGCGCGTGGATCCACGCCAAACTCACCCTGGTCGTCCTGCTGATCGGCTACCACCACATGTGCGGCGCGCAGGTAAAACGCTTTGCCCGTGGCGAAAACACCCGCAGCCATGTCTTTTATCGCTGGTTCAATGAAGTGCCCGTTCTGATATTGCTGGCGGTCGTAATTCTGGTCGTGGTCAAACCGTTTTAA
- a CDS encoding lipoate--protein ligase family protein — MTKLVSMTVQAGLAAEQDLLAAVCAGEREYGLLFWQPNDQALVMPRRLSRLPAFEAASRVSAEAGWPVLLRETGGEPVPQSAATVNIALVYAPPRSEGDQGRIETGYQRLCQPICDVLLELGGEASIGEIDGAFCDGRYNVNLNGRKMVGTAQRWRQSGGRPVGLVHGALLLDNDRDELVAAVNRFNQACGLEQRVRAESHIALHEVFPVPDAISRLDTLYRQMLAGLLPG; from the coding sequence ATGACTAAGCTGGTTTCGATGACTGTGCAAGCAGGCCTTGCCGCCGAGCAGGACTTGCTGGCCGCCGTCTGCGCGGGTGAGCGGGAATACGGGCTGTTGTTCTGGCAACCCAACGATCAAGCCTTGGTCATGCCGCGACGTTTGAGCCGATTGCCGGCTTTTGAAGCGGCCAGCCGAGTCTCGGCAGAGGCCGGTTGGCCGGTGCTGTTGCGCGAAACCGGCGGTGAGCCGGTGCCGCAGTCGGCCGCCACGGTCAATATCGCCTTGGTCTATGCGCCGCCGCGCAGTGAGGGGGATCAAGGGCGCATCGAAACCGGCTACCAGCGCCTGTGCCAGCCGATCTGCGATGTGTTGCTTGAATTGGGCGGCGAGGCGTCTATTGGCGAAATCGATGGCGCGTTCTGCGACGGTCGTTACAACGTCAATCTCAACGGCCGGAAAATGGTCGGCACGGCCCAACGTTGGCGGCAGAGCGGTGGTCGCCCAGTGGGGTTGGTACACGGTGCTTTATTGCTGGATAACGATCGCGATGAGTTGGTTGCGGCGGTCAATCGTTTCAATCAAGCCTGTGGCCTGGAACAGCGGGTGCGTGCCGAGAGCCATATCGCGCTGCACGAAGTGTTTCCCGTGCCGGACGCAATCAGCCGGCTCGACACCTTGTACCGTCAGATGTTGGCAGGCTTGCTGCCAGGCTAA
- a CDS encoding DUF805 domain-containing protein, which yields MSDSRFKIVFDGALRPGVESTTAKLNLAELFKSDVEAIEKLFTGRPVALKRDLSRADADTYLTALQNAGVEARIEAEQPVAFSLAETHETGASASDFSHAAASPYAPPRAAVGDNLPEYATLKVFTIHGRIGRLRYLAWTLALTVAMLVAAGIISTVGFAVATASPTIAIILGSLLGFALFVALVVVSVQIGVQRLHDLGWSGWLYLLNLVPLVNSVFPLLLLVLPGNTGANQYGAPPPRNSTAVKILASLWLAFIPLMLIVVVTLGMNGYLDQLEANMGSSYESSSLSTDEDADQSVIGDEDAAQSADDAAEPVDSPEQ from the coding sequence ATGAGCGACAGCCGTTTCAAGATTGTGTTCGACGGAGCCTTGCGCCCGGGTGTCGAAAGCACCACCGCCAAACTGAACCTCGCCGAGCTGTTCAAGAGCGATGTCGAAGCGATCGAAAAGCTTTTCACCGGCCGCCCGGTCGCGCTCAAGCGCGATCTGTCCCGCGCCGATGCCGACACCTACCTCACCGCCTTGCAAAACGCCGGCGTCGAAGCACGTATCGAAGCCGAACAACCCGTGGCTTTCAGCCTTGCCGAAACCCACGAGACAGGCGCATCGGCCTCGGACTTCTCGCACGCCGCCGCATCGCCTTACGCACCGCCACGCGCTGCGGTCGGTGATAACTTGCCGGAGTACGCCACGCTCAAGGTCTTCACTATCCACGGGCGTATCGGTCGCCTGCGCTATCTCGCCTGGACGCTGGCACTGACCGTCGCGATGCTTGTGGCTGCAGGCATCATCAGCACCGTGGGTTTCGCGGTGGCCACTGCCTCGCCAACGATCGCGATCATTCTCGGTTCGCTGCTGGGCTTTGCACTGTTCGTTGCGCTCGTCGTGGTAAGCGTGCAAATCGGCGTGCAGCGCCTGCACGACCTGGGCTGGTCTGGCTGGCTGTATTTGCTGAACCTGGTTCCGCTGGTGAACAGCGTTTTCCCTCTGCTGCTGCTGGTACTGCCGGGTAACACTGGCGCCAACCAGTACGGTGCGCCCCCACCGCGCAACTCCACAGCGGTTAAAATCCTGGCTTCGTTGTGGCTGGCGTTTATCCCGTTGATGCTCATCGTCGTGGTCACCCTGGGCATGAACGGCTATCTGGATCAACTCGAAGCCAACATGGGCAGCAGCTATGAAAGCAGCTCCCTGAGCACCGATGAAGATGCCGACCAAAGCGTCATCGGTGATGAAGACGCCGCGCAAAGTGCTGACGACGCGGCCGAACCTGTAGACTCTCCAGAACAGTGA
- the argC gene encoding N-acetyl-gamma-glutamyl-phosphate reductase, with translation MVKVGIVGGTGYTGVELLRLLAQHPQAEVVVITSRSEAGLAVADMYPNLRGHYDGLAFSVPDIKTLGACDVVFFATPHGVAHALAGELLAAGTKVIDLSADFRLQDADEWAKWYGQPHGAPELLEEAVYGLPEVNREQIKQARLIAVPGCYPTATQLGFLPLLEAGLADASRLIADCKSGVSGAGRGAAVGSLYSETSESMKAYAVKGHRHLPEIRQGLRRAAGKDVGLTFVPHLTPMIRGIHSTLYATVVDRSVDLQALFEKRYANEPFVDVMPTGSHPETRSVRGANVCRIAVHRPQDGDLVVVLSVIDNLVKGASGQAVQNMNILFGLDEKLGLSHAGMLP, from the coding sequence ATGGTCAAGGTCGGTATCGTCGGCGGCACGGGTTACACCGGTGTCGAATTGCTGCGTCTGTTGGCTCAGCATCCGCAGGCTGAGGTGGTGGTTATCACTTCACGCTCCGAGGCTGGCCTGGCCGTGGCCGATATGTACCCCAATCTGCGAGGCCACTATGACGGCCTGGCCTTCAGTGTGCCGGACATCAAGACGTTGGGCGCCTGCGATGTGGTGTTCTTCGCCACGCCTCACGGGGTTGCGCACGCGTTGGCTGGCGAGCTATTGGCGGCGGGCACCAAGGTTATCGATCTGTCGGCGGACTTCCGCCTGCAAGATGCCGATGAGTGGGCCAAGTGGTACGGCCAGCCCCACGGCGCGCCAGAGTTACTGGAGGAGGCGGTGTACGGCTTGCCGGAAGTCAATCGTGAACAGATCAAGCAGGCCCGCCTGATCGCGGTGCCGGGTTGCTACCCGACTGCGACCCAGCTGGGTTTCCTGCCGCTGCTGGAAGCCGGCTTGGCGGATGCTTCGCGTCTGATCGCGGACTGCAAGTCGGGCGTCAGCGGAGCCGGTCGTGGGGCCGCAGTAGGCTCGCTGTACTCCGAGACGTCGGAAAGCATGAAGGCCTATGCGGTAAAAGGGCATCGTCACCTGCCTGAAATCCGCCAGGGGTTGCGCCGTGCTGCGGGTAAGGATGTGGGCCTGACCTTCGTACCGCACCTGACGCCGATGATCCGTGGGATCCACTCCACGTTGTACGCGACCGTTGTCGATCGCTCGGTAGACCTGCAGGCATTGTTCGAGAAGCGTTATGCCAACGAACCGTTCGTCGATGTGATGCCGACGGGCAGCCATCCGGAAACCCGTAGCGTGCGGGGCGCCAACGTGTGCCGGATTGCGGTGCATCGTCCGCAGGATGGCGACCTGGTGGTGGTATTGTCGGTGATCGATAACCTGGTCAAGGGCGCATCGGGCCAGGCGGTGCAGAACATGAACATCCTGTTTGGTCTGGATGAGAAGTTGGGCTTGTCCCATGCGGGCATGTTGCCTTAA
- the trpC gene encoding indole-3-glycerol phosphate synthase TrpC, giving the protein MSVPTVLEKILARKAEEVAERRARVSLAELEALAKAADAPRGFAKALLEQAKKKQPAVIAEIKKASPSKGVIREHFVPQEIAVSYEKGGATCLSVLTDVDFFQGSDLFLQQARAACTLPVIRKDFMVDPYQIVEARALGADCVLLIVSALDDVKMAELAAVAKSVGLDVLVEVHDGDELERALKTLDTPLVGVNNRNLHTFDVSLETTLDLLPRIPRDRLVITESGIVNRADVELMEISEVYSFLVGETFMRAENPGAELQRLFFPERGGAVSGSTLD; this is encoded by the coding sequence ATGAGTGTTCCGACCGTTCTGGAAAAAATCCTGGCGCGCAAGGCTGAAGAAGTCGCCGAGCGCCGTGCCCGTGTGAGCCTGGCCGAGCTGGAAGCCCTGGCAAAAGCTGCTGATGCGCCACGAGGGTTTGCCAAGGCCTTGCTCGAACAGGCCAAGAAGAAGCAGCCGGCGGTGATCGCCGAGATCAAGAAGGCCTCACCGAGCAAAGGCGTGATCCGCGAACACTTCGTGCCACAGGAAATCGCCGTCAGCTATGAAAAGGGCGGGGCGACGTGCCTGTCCGTACTGACCGATGTCGATTTCTTCCAAGGCTCCGACCTGTTCCTGCAGCAGGCGCGCGCCGCGTGCACGTTGCCGGTGATCCGCAAGGACTTCATGGTTGATCCTTACCAGATCGTCGAAGCCCGTGCCTTGGGCGCTGACTGTGTGCTGCTGATCGTTTCCGCACTGGATGACGTGAAGATGGCCGAGCTGGCAGCGGTAGCCAAGAGCGTAGGCCTGGATGTATTGGTCGAGGTGCACGACGGCGACGAGTTGGAGCGTGCGCTGAAGACCCTCGACACACCGCTGGTGGGGGTCAACAACCGTAACCTGCACACCTTCGATGTCAGCCTGGAAACCACCCTCGACCTGCTGCCGCGTATTCCGCGTGACCGCTTGGTGATCACCGAGAGCGGCATCGTCAACCGCGCCGATGTGGAGCTGATGGAGATCAGCGAGGTGTATTCGTTCCTGGTCGGCGAGACGTTCATGCGCGCCGAGAACCCAGGGGCGGAACTGCAGCGTCTGTTCTTCCCGGAGCGGGGTGGGGCGGTCAGCGGTTCCACACTGGATTGA
- the coq7 gene encoding 2-polyprenyl-3-methyl-6-methoxy-1,4-benzoquinone monooxygenase, whose protein sequence is MTTQRHYSPIDRLLLQADTAMRTLLPFSGQPYRPSPAIVQPDAQMSETETRHVAGLMRINHTGEVCAQALYQGQALTAKLPQVRAAMEHAAEEEIDHLAWCEQRIRQLGSHPSVLNPLFYGLSFGIGAAAGLISDKVSLGFVAATERQVCKHLDEHLEQLPAEDEKSRAILEQMRIDEEHHAESALDAGGFRFPAPVRFGMSMLAKVMTKSTYRI, encoded by the coding sequence ATGACTACCCAACGTCACTACTCGCCGATTGACCGTCTGTTGCTGCAAGCCGACACGGCCATGCGTACGCTGCTGCCGTTCAGCGGCCAACCGTACCGCCCGTCACCCGCCATCGTGCAGCCGGACGCACAGATGAGCGAGACCGAAACCCGCCATGTGGCCGGGCTGATGCGCATCAACCACACCGGTGAAGTCTGTGCCCAGGCGTTGTACCAGGGCCAGGCCCTGACCGCCAAGTTACCGCAGGTACGTGCAGCGATGGAGCACGCGGCCGAGGAAGAGATCGACCACCTGGCGTGGTGCGAACAACGCATTCGCCAGCTGGGCAGTCATCCCAGTGTGCTGAACCCGCTGTTCTATGGTTTGTCGTTCGGTATCGGCGCCGCTGCCGGCCTGATCAGTGACAAGGTCAGCCTCGGTTTTGTCGCAGCCACCGAACGTCAGGTCTGCAAGCACCTGGACGAACACCTTGAACAACTGCCGGCCGAGGACGAAAAGTCCCGGGCCATTCTTGAGCAGATGCGCATCGATGAAGAGCACCACGCTGAAAGCGCACTGGATGCCGGCGGCTTCCGCTTTCCTGCGCCGGTGAGATTCGGCATGAGCATGCTGGCCAAGGTCATGACCAAGAGCACCTACAGAATCTGA
- the trpD gene encoding anthranilate phosphoribosyltransferase produces MDIKTALGRIVGHLDLSTAEMSDVMREIMTGQCSDAQIGAFMMAMRMKSESIDEIVGAVSVMRELADKVELKTLDGVVDVVGTGGDGANIFNVSTASSFVVAAAGCTVAKHGNRAVSGKSGSADLLEAAGIYLNLTPVQVARCIDSVGIGFMFAQSHHGAMKHAAGPRKDLGLRTLFNMLGPLTNPAGVKHQVVGVFSQALCRPLAEVLQRLGSKHVLVVHSKDGLDEFSLAAPTFVAELKNDQVTEYWVEPEDLGMKSQSLHGLAVESPAASLELIRDALGRRKTENGQKAAEMIVLNAGAALYAADHAYSLKEGVALAHDALHTGLAREKLEELGAFTAVFKMENEA; encoded by the coding sequence ATGGATATCAAGACTGCCCTGGGCCGTATCGTCGGTCACCTGGACCTGAGCACCGCTGAAATGAGCGATGTGATGCGCGAGATCATGACCGGCCAATGCTCCGACGCACAGATCGGCGCGTTTATGATGGCCATGCGCATGAAGAGCGAAAGCATCGACGAAATCGTCGGTGCCGTATCGGTTATGCGCGAGCTGGCGGACAAGGTCGAACTCAAGACCCTCGACGGCGTGGTCGATGTGGTCGGCACCGGCGGCGACGGTGCGAACATCTTCAACGTATCGACGGCGTCCTCGTTCGTGGTCGCGGCAGCGGGTTGCACCGTGGCCAAGCACGGCAACCGCGCGGTGTCCGGCAAAAGTGGCAGCGCGGACCTGCTGGAAGCGGCCGGCATCTACCTGAACCTGACGCCGGTACAGGTGGCACGCTGTATCGACAGCGTCGGCATTGGCTTCATGTTCGCCCAATCCCACCACGGCGCGATGAAACACGCGGCCGGCCCGCGCAAGGACCTCGGCCTGCGTACCCTGTTCAATATGCTCGGCCCGCTTACGAATCCGGCCGGTGTGAAGCATCAAGTCGTCGGTGTATTCAGCCAGGCGTTGTGCCGGCCACTGGCCGAAGTGCTGCAGCGCCTGGGCAGCAAGCATGTGCTGGTGGTGCATTCCAAAGATGGCCTGGACGAATTCAGCCTGGCGGCGCCAACCTTCGTGGCGGAGTTGAAGAACGACCAAGTTACAGAATATTGGGTCGAGCCTGAGGACCTGGGCATGAAGAGCCAGAGCCTGCATGGCCTGGCGGTGGAAAGCCCAGCGGCGTCGCTGGAATTGATTCGTGATGCCTTGGGGCGACGCAAGACCGAAAACGGTCAAAAAGCCGCGGAAATGATTGTGCTCAATGCTGGCGCGGCACTTTACGCAGCCGACCATGCCTATAGTCTTAAGGAAGGTGTCGCCTTGGCCCACGATGCGCTGCACACCGGTCTGGCTCGCGAGAAACTTGAAGAACTCGGAGCATTCACCGCCGTATTCAAGATGGAGAATGAAGCATGA
- a CDS encoding nitronate monooxygenase family protein, with amino-acid sequence MSLPALLEQRLRLPVVAAPMFLISNPQLVLACCRNGVVGSFPALNQRESSGFKAWLEEIEAGLALLDNPAPYAVNLIVHNSNPRLAADLAICVEHKVPIVITSLGAVKELVDAVHSYGGLVFHDVTTRRHAEKAAEAGVDGLIAVAAGAGGHAGTWSPFALIAEIRQFFDKTLLLAGCLNHGREILAAQVLGADLAYFGTRFIGTTESHAPDAYKEMLLTARAADIVHTPAVSGVPASFMRQSLENAGFDLAALQGKGEVNLGSKLKPLSDEAKAWKTVWSAGQGVGEINDLPSVDELVARLDAQYRQARENAAQLRWPR; translated from the coding sequence ATGTCGCTGCCCGCCCTGCTTGAACAACGTTTGCGCCTGCCTGTGGTGGCTGCGCCGATGTTCCTGATTTCCAACCCGCAACTGGTGCTGGCCTGCTGCCGCAACGGGGTCGTCGGCAGTTTCCCGGCGCTCAATCAACGCGAAAGCAGCGGTTTCAAGGCCTGGCTGGAGGAAATCGAAGCCGGCCTGGCGCTGTTGGATAACCCGGCACCCTATGCCGTCAACCTGATCGTGCACAACAGTAACCCACGACTGGCGGCCGACCTGGCGATCTGCGTCGAGCACAAAGTGCCCATCGTTATCACCAGCCTCGGTGCGGTGAAGGAACTGGTCGATGCCGTGCACAGCTACGGCGGCCTGGTGTTTCATGACGTAACTACTCGTCGCCATGCCGAAAAAGCCGCTGAAGCGGGCGTCGACGGCCTGATCGCGGTCGCCGCCGGCGCGGGTGGTCACGCCGGCACCTGGAGCCCGTTTGCGCTGATTGCCGAGATACGCCAGTTCTTCGACAAAACCCTGTTGCTGGCCGGCTGTCTCAACCACGGTCGGGAGATTCTCGCCGCCCAAGTGCTTGGCGCGGACCTGGCGTATTTCGGCACGCGCTTTATCGGCACCACCGAAAGCCATGCCCCGGATGCGTATAAAGAGATGCTGCTCACAGCGCGCGCCGCCGACATCGTGCACACTCCGGCTGTTTCCGGCGTGCCTGCAAGCTTTATGCGCCAGAGCCTGGAAAACGCCGGTTTTGATCTCGCTGCCCTTCAGGGCAAAGGTGAGGTCAACCTCGGCTCCAAGCTCAAACCGTTGAGCGATGAGGCCAAAGCATGGAAGACTGTATGGTCTGCCGGCCAAGGCGTCGGTGAGATCAATGATTTGCCGAGCGTGGATGAACTCGTCGCGCGACTGGATGCGCAATACCGCCAGGCACGCGAAAACGCGGCACAATTACGCTGGCCACGTTGA
- a CDS encoding OsmC family protein: protein MKARIQWAGEAMFLGESGSGHVVVMDGPPEAGGRNLGVRPMEMLLLGVGGCSNFDVVSILKKSRQAVESCEAFLEAERATEDPKVFTKIHMHFVVKGRALKEAQVKRAIELSAEKYCSASIMLGAAGVVITHDYEIIELG, encoded by the coding sequence ATGAAGGCACGCATCCAATGGGCGGGCGAAGCCATGTTCCTCGGTGAATCGGGCAGTGGCCATGTGGTGGTCATGGACGGCCCGCCGGAAGCCGGTGGCCGCAACCTGGGTGTACGCCCGATGGAAATGTTGCTGCTGGGTGTCGGCGGTTGCAGCAATTTCGACGTGGTCAGTATCCTGAAAAAATCCCGTCAGGCCGTGGAAAGCTGCGAAGCCTTTCTGGAAGCCGAACGCGCAACCGAAGATCCCAAGGTGTTTACCAAGATCCATATGCATTTTGTGGTAAAGGGGCGCGCGCTGAAGGAAGCGCAGGTCAAGCGTGCCATCGAGCTGTCGGCAGAGAAGTACTGCTCGGCGTCGATCATGCTGGGCGCGGCCGGTGTGGTCATTACCCATGATTACGAAATCATCGAGCTCGGCTGA
- a CDS encoding SDR family oxidoreductase translates to MTRYALITGASSGIGLALAEALARRGRSLILVARQRDQLESIAIELTQRFGVEVLFRACDLGEPLRLSGFLLELEEGERQIDLLVNCAGIGTSGPFLAQDWMTEQDLIEVNILALTRMCHALGNAMALHGGGQILNVASVAAFQPGPWMSSYYASKAFVLHFSEGLREELKTCGINVSVLCPGPTRTAFFGTAQMDTAKLDRSQQLMSPEEVALYTVRALEKNKAIIIPGRRNRWLAFSPRLSPRWLTRKIAGGINKAYCPR, encoded by the coding sequence ATGACCCGTTACGCTCTGATCACCGGTGCCTCCAGCGGTATCGGCCTGGCTTTGGCCGAAGCCCTGGCCCGACGTGGCCGCAGCTTGATTCTGGTGGCCCGCCAGCGTGATCAGCTGGAAAGCATTGCGATCGAATTGACTCAGCGTTTCGGCGTCGAGGTGCTATTTCGCGCCTGTGACCTTGGCGAGCCGCTGCGGTTGTCGGGTTTTTTGCTGGAACTCGAAGAAGGTGAGCGGCAGATCGACCTGCTGGTCAACTGCGCCGGTATCGGCACCAGCGGGCCGTTCCTGGCCCAGGACTGGATGACCGAGCAGGACCTGATCGAAGTCAACATCCTCGCCCTGACCCGCATGTGCCATGCGTTGGGCAATGCCATGGCGCTGCACGGCGGCGGGCAGATTCTCAACGTGGCTTCGGTCGCCGCCTTCCAGCCAGGCCCGTGGATGAGCAGCTACTACGCGAGCAAAGCCTTTGTGCTGCACTTCTCCGAAGGCTTGCGCGAGGAACTGAAGACCTGTGGCATCAACGTCTCGGTGCTGTGCCCCGGCCCCACGCGCACCGCCTTCTTCGGTACCGCGCAAATGGACACCGCAAAGCTCGACCGCAGCCAACAGTTGATGAGCCCCGAAGAAGTCGCGCTCTACACCGTGCGTGCGCTGGAGAAGAACAAGGCCATCATCATCCCCGGACGGCGCAACCGCTGGCTGGCATTCAGCCCACGCCTGAGCCCGCGCTGGCTGACCCGCAAAATTGCCGGCGGCATCAACAAGGCCTATTGCCCGCGTTGA
- the erpA gene encoding iron-sulfur cluster insertion protein ErpA, with the protein MSVESFTPTALQFTHGAAHKVKSLVDEEGNDRLKLRVFVTGGGCSGFQYGFTFDEDVADDDTIVEREGVSLVVDPMSFQYLAGAEVDYQEGLEGSRFVIKNPNATTTCGCGSSFSI; encoded by the coding sequence ATGAGCGTTGAATCCTTCACCCCCACGGCTTTGCAATTCACCCACGGTGCTGCGCACAAGGTGAAGAGCCTGGTCGATGAAGAGGGTAATGATCGCTTGAAGCTGCGCGTATTCGTTACGGGCGGCGGTTGTTCAGGGTTTCAGTACGGTTTTACCTTCGATGAAGATGTGGCCGATGACGACACCATCGTTGAGCGCGAGGGCGTGAGCCTGGTCGTTGATCCGATGAGCTTCCAGTACCTGGCGGGTGCTGAAGTGGATTACCAGGAAGGGCTCGAGGGGTCGCGTTTCGTGATCAAGAACCCTAACGCTACGACGACCTGTGGTTGTGGGTCTTCGTTCTCGATCTGA
- the crp gene encoding cAMP-activated global transcriptional regulator CRP produces MVALTPTPKIKNLDKLLMHCQRRRHPAKHNIICAGERSETLFFIIKGSVTILIEDEDGREMIIAYLNTGDFFGELGLFEQAGKEQQRSAWVRTKVECEVAEISYTKFRELAQHDPDILYALSGQIAQRLRDTTRKVGDLAFFDVTGRVARCLLELCKQPDAMTHPDGMQIKVTRQEIGRIVGCSREMVGRVLKDLEERNLVHVKGKTMVVFGTR; encoded by the coding sequence ATGGTTGCTCTTACTCCCACACCCAAGATCAAGAACCTCGACAAGCTGCTGATGCATTGCCAGCGCCGGCGTCATCCGGCCAAGCACAACATCATCTGCGCGGGCGAGCGCTCCGAAACACTGTTCTTCATTATCAAGGGCTCGGTCACCATCCTGATCGAGGACGAAGACGGTCGCGAAATGATCATCGCCTACCTCAACACCGGGGATTTTTTCGGCGAGCTGGGGCTGTTCGAGCAGGCTGGCAAGGAGCAACAGCGCAGCGCTTGGGTGCGCACCAAGGTGGAGTGCGAAGTGGCTGAGATCAGCTATACGAAATTTCGCGAACTGGCCCAACATGATCCCGACATTCTGTATGCCCTGAGTGGGCAGATCGCCCAACGTCTGCGCGATACCACGCGCAAGGTCGGCGACCTGGCGTTCTTCGACGTGACCGGGCGTGTCGCTCGCTGCCTGCTGGAGCTGTGCAAGCAGCCCGACGCCATGACCCACCCCGACGGGATGCAGATCAAGGTCACGCGCCAGGAAATCGGGCGCATCGTGGGCTGTTCGCGGGAAATGGTGGGGCGTGTGCTCAAGGATCTGGAAGAGCGCAACCTGGTGCACGTCAAAGGCAAGACGATGGTGGTGTTCGGAACCCGTTAG
- a CDS encoding histidine triad nucleotide-binding protein: MDTLFTKIINREIPANIIYEDDQVLAFHDIAPQAPVHFLVIPKKPIRTLNDLTEDDKALAGHILFTAQRLAVELGCEKGFRVVMNCNEDGGQTVYHIHMHVLGQRQMNWPPG, encoded by the coding sequence GTGGATACTCTGTTCACCAAGATCATCAACCGGGAAATACCCGCGAACATCATCTATGAAGATGACCAAGTCCTCGCTTTCCACGACATCGCCCCACAGGCGCCGGTCCATTTTCTGGTCATCCCGAAAAAGCCCATTCGCACCCTCAATGACCTGACCGAAGACGACAAAGCCCTGGCCGGCCATATCCTGTTCACCGCCCAGCGCCTGGCGGTGGAACTAGGCTGCGAAAAAGGCTTCCGCGTGGTGATGAACTGCAACGAAGACGGCGGGCAGACCGTTTACCACATTCATATGCATGTGCTGGGTCAGCGCCAGATGAACTGGCCGCCGGGCTGA